One region of Acidimicrobiales bacterium genomic DNA includes:
- a CDS encoding site-specific tyrosine recombinase XerD, which produces MSASASADPPPPLPLEAEEFLSWLAAERGRSPSTLAAYRRDLRAYWAHLVAAGLGLDDVDEPVVTGYVARLRAEGRAPASVARATVAVRSLHRFLAEEGLTGSDPGADVATPRVPAGLPKALSEDEVGALIAAVVGDGAVARRDRAILEVLYGTGLRISELVGLSLADVDLGAALLRAFGKGSKERVVPLGRMAREALAAWLGPGGRPELVPGRWARRGDAEAVFLNARGGRLTRQGAWGVVRKHGRRVGLDDRLTPHVLRHSCATHLLDHGADVRAVQELLGHASISTTQVYTMVSTERLWQVYERSHPRARRR; this is translated from the coding sequence GTGAGCGCCTCGGCGTCCGCTGACCCGCCGCCGCCCCTGCCCCTCGAGGCCGAGGAGTTCCTCTCCTGGCTGGCCGCCGAGCGGGGGCGGTCGCCGTCCACCCTCGCCGCCTACCGCCGTGACCTCCGCGCCTACTGGGCCCACCTGGTCGCCGCCGGGCTGGGCCTCGACGACGTGGACGAGCCGGTCGTCACCGGGTACGTCGCCCGGCTGCGGGCCGAGGGCCGGGCGCCGGCCAGCGTCGCCCGGGCGACCGTCGCCGTGCGCTCGCTGCACCGGTTCCTCGCCGAGGAGGGGCTGACCGGGAGCGACCCCGGCGCGGACGTCGCCACCCCTCGCGTGCCCGCCGGGCTCCCGAAGGCGCTGTCCGAGGACGAGGTGGGGGCGCTGATCGCCGCGGTAGTCGGCGACGGCGCCGTCGCCCGGCGGGACCGGGCCATCCTCGAGGTCCTGTACGGGACCGGGCTGCGCATCTCGGAGCTGGTCGGCCTGTCGCTCGCCGACGTCGACCTCGGCGCCGCGCTGCTGCGGGCCTTCGGGAAGGGGTCGAAGGAGCGGGTCGTCCCCCTCGGTCGCATGGCGCGCGAGGCGCTCGCCGCCTGGCTCGGCCCGGGCGGCCGGCCCGAGCTGGTCCCCGGGCGCTGGGCCCGGCGGGGGGACGCGGAGGCCGTCTTCCTGAACGCGAGGGGTGGCCGGCTGACCCGCCAGGGGGCCTGGGGGGTGGTGCGCAAGCACGGCCGCCGGGTCGGGCTGGACGACCGCCTGACCCCCCACGTGCTGCGCCACTCGTGCGCCACCCACCTGCTCGACCACGGGGCCGACGTGCGGGCCGTGCAGGAGCTGCTCGGCCACGCGTCCATCTCGACGACGCAGGTGTACACGATGGTGTCGACCGAGCGGCTGTGGCAGGTGTACGAACGGTCCCACCCCCGCGCCCGTCGGCGCTAG
- the aroH gene encoding chorismate mutase — translation MPPAVRALRGATTVDADTPEQVRERVVALLSELMARNGVVEDDLISVLFTATADVRSMFPAEAARAVGFGAVPLLCAQELDVDGGKPRCIRVLIHLTTERARDELEHVYLEGAVDLRLDLAQ, via the coding sequence GTGCCCCCCGCCGTCCGAGCCCTCCGAGGGGCGACCACCGTGGACGCCGACACCCCCGAACAGGTCCGCGAGCGCGTCGTCGCGCTGCTCTCCGAGCTGATGGCCCGCAACGGCGTGGTGGAGGACGACCTGATCAGCGTGCTGTTCACGGCGACGGCCGACGTGCGCTCGATGTTCCCCGCGGAGGCGGCCCGGGCCGTCGGCTTCGGCGCCGTCCCCCTGCTCTGCGCGCAGGAGCTGGACGTGGACGGCGGCAAGCCCCGCTGCATCCGGGTGCTGATCCACCTGACGACCGAGCGGGCCAGGGACGAGCTCGAGCACGTCTACCTCGAGGGGGCGGTCGACCTGCGGCTGGACCTGGCCCAGTGA
- a CDS encoding NUDIX hydrolase, producing the protein MGGFRQVDEREVWRGHVVTVVEGTFEAPDGERFEREVVRHPGAVSVVAVEDGSAVLVRQYRAAIDRLLLEIPAGKVDADDGDPESTAHRELAEEVGLRAGRLTRLCEFFNTPGFCDEHAHVFLAEDLSSVGTDLQGVEEQHMTVERVPLADVPARIAAGDIVDAKTIIGLLLARERLGVR; encoded by the coding sequence GTGGGGGGCTTCCGGCAGGTCGACGAGCGCGAGGTCTGGCGGGGGCACGTCGTCACCGTCGTCGAGGGCACGTTCGAGGCGCCCGACGGCGAGCGCTTCGAGCGGGAGGTGGTGCGCCACCCGGGCGCCGTCTCCGTCGTCGCGGTCGAGGACGGGTCGGCCGTGCTCGTGCGGCAGTACCGGGCGGCGATCGACCGGCTGCTGCTCGAGATCCCGGCCGGCAAGGTCGACGCCGACGACGGCGACCCCGAGTCGACCGCCCACCGGGAGCTGGCCGAGGAGGTCGGGCTGCGGGCCGGCCGGCTGACCCGGCTGTGCGAGTTCTTCAACACCCCCGGCTTCTGCGACGAGCACGCGCACGTGTTCCTGGCCGAGGACCTGTCGTCGGTCGGCACCGACCTCCAGGGGGTGGAGGAGCAGCACATGACCGTCGAGCGGGTGCCGCTCGCCGACGTGCCGGCGAGGATCGCGGCCGGCGACATCGTCGACGCCAAGACGATCATCGGCCTGCTGCTGGCCCGTGAGCGCCTCGGCGTCCGCTGA
- a CDS encoding site-2 protease family protein — translation MSTTTVLLIAVLVPSVILHEVAHGVVALGFGDDTAKRAGRLTLNPLPHVDPFGTILLPALLALSGAGVIGWAKPVPVVPSRLRDPRRQLLWVSLAGPATNLLLSLAAALALRAFDPHGDVRLALVLTGVVNVVLAVFNLLPVPPFDGSALVERFLPARVLPAWHRARRWSMGVVLAVILLAPRALDGVFGWAIDRWAGLL, via the coding sequence GTGAGCACGACCACCGTCCTGCTGATCGCCGTGCTGGTGCCGTCGGTGATCCTGCACGAGGTGGCGCACGGAGTGGTCGCCCTCGGCTTCGGCGACGACACCGCCAAGCGGGCCGGCCGCCTCACGCTCAACCCGCTGCCCCACGTCGACCCGTTCGGCACGATCCTGCTGCCCGCCCTGCTCGCCCTGTCCGGCGCCGGGGTGATCGGCTGGGCCAAGCCCGTGCCCGTCGTCCCGTCCCGCCTCCGCGACCCCCGCCGCCAGCTGCTGTGGGTCAGCCTCGCCGGACCGGCCACGAACCTGCTCCTCTCCCTCGCCGCCGCGCTCGCCCTGCGGGCCTTCGACCCGCACGGCGACGTCCGCCTCGCGCTGGTGCTCACCGGCGTCGTCAACGTGGTCCTCGCCGTGTTCAACCTGCTGCCGGTGCCGCCCTTCGACGGGTCGGCGCTGGTCGAGCGGTTCCTCCCGGCCCGCGTGCTGCCCGCCTGGCACCGGGCCAGGCGCTGGTCGATGGGGGTGGTGCTGGCCGTGATCCTGCTGGCGCCGCGCGCCCTCGACGGTGTGTTCGGCTGGGCCATCGACCGCTGGGCCGGCCTGCTCTGA
- a CDS encoding ScpA family protein yields MAYEVSTPVFEGPFDLLLHLILKEQVDLYDVPLARIVDAYLGELDRIRREAGAVDLEVATEFLLIAATLVELKSSRLLPGADDVDLDEELALWEERDLLLARLLECKTFKDAALALGRLADRAGRSLPRVAGPDERFADVAPDLLAGVAPADLRAAFLRAVAPKPAPRVDLDHVAPIRASVTDAVEELVDELPRVGRIGFRRLTASLAARLDVVVRFLAILELFRRGLVDLHQRGSFGDIEIVWVGAEGDEDGRPLVDLTTVDAYEG; encoded by the coding sequence ATGGCCTACGAGGTGTCGACCCCGGTGTTCGAGGGGCCGTTCGACCTCCTGCTCCACCTGATCCTGAAGGAGCAGGTGGACCTCTACGACGTGCCCCTGGCCAGGATCGTCGACGCCTACCTGGGCGAGCTCGACCGGATCCGGCGGGAGGCGGGCGCCGTCGACCTCGAGGTCGCCACCGAGTTCCTGCTCATCGCCGCCACCCTCGTGGAGCTGAAGAGCAGCCGCCTGCTGCCCGGCGCCGACGACGTCGACCTCGACGAGGAGCTCGCCCTCTGGGAGGAGCGGGACCTCCTCCTCGCCCGCCTGCTCGAGTGCAAGACGTTCAAGGACGCGGCCCTCGCCCTCGGCCGCCTCGCCGACCGGGCCGGGCGCTCGCTGCCCCGGGTGGCCGGGCCGGACGAGCGCTTCGCCGACGTGGCCCCCGACCTGCTGGCCGGGGTGGCGCCGGCCGACCTGCGGGCCGCGTTCCTGCGGGCGGTGGCCCCGAAGCCGGCGCCCCGGGTCGACCTCGACCACGTCGCCCCGATCAGGGCGAGCGTGACCGACGCCGTCGAGGAGCTGGTGGACGAGCTGCCCCGGGTCGGCCGCATCGGGTTCCGCCGCCTGACCGCCTCGCTGGCCGCCCGCCTCGACGTGGTCGTGCGCTTCCTCGCCATCCTCGAGCTGTTCCGCCGGGGCCTCGTCGACCTCCACCAGCGGGGCTCGTTCGGCGACATCGAGATCGTCTGGGTCGGGGCCGAGGGCGACGAGGACGGCCGCCCGCTCGTGGACCTCACCACCGTGGACGCGTACGAGGGATGA
- the scpB gene encoding SMC-Scp complex subunit ScpB, translated as MTEPEIARAIEAIVMVAIDPVDPHLLAQLLEVAPARVDEACAALAAAYRAEGRGFELVRVAGGWRYQSAGDLAAYVERFALEGQSARLSAAALETLAIVAYKQPVSRAQVAAIRGVNVDGVLRTLQQRGYVEEVARDSGPGQAVLFGTTRLFLERLGLDGLADLPPLGEFVPGPDVAEALEHSLRTPPEAGAEADAGSA; from the coding sequence ATGACCGAGCCCGAGATCGCGAGGGCCATCGAGGCGATCGTCATGGTCGCCATCGACCCCGTCGACCCCCACCTGCTGGCCCAGCTCCTCGAGGTGGCGCCGGCCCGGGTGGACGAGGCGTGCGCGGCGCTGGCCGCCGCCTACCGGGCCGAGGGCCGGGGCTTCGAGCTCGTGCGGGTGGCCGGCGGGTGGCGCTACCAGAGCGCCGGCGACCTCGCCGCCTACGTCGAGCGGTTCGCCCTCGAGGGCCAGTCGGCCCGGCTGTCGGCCGCCGCCCTCGAGACCCTCGCCATCGTCGCCTACAAGCAGCCCGTGTCCCGGGCCCAGGTCGCCGCCATCCGGGGGGTGAACGTCGACGGCGTGCTGCGCACGCTCCAGCAGCGGGGCTACGTGGAGGAGGTGGCGAGGGACAGCGGGCCGGGCCAGGCCGTCCTGTTCGGCACCACCCGGCTGTTCCTCGAGCGGCTCGGGCTCGACGGCCTGGCCGACCTCCCGCCCCTCGGCGAGTTCGTGCCCGGGCCGGACGTCGCCGAGGCGCTCGAGCACTCGCTGCGCACGCCGCCCGAGGCCGGGGCCGAGGCCGACGCCGGGAGTGCCTGA
- a CDS encoding CTP synthase, translated as MSARTKHIFVTGGVASSLGKGLTASSLGRLLTARGLRVKLQKLDPYINVDPGTMNPFEHGEVFVTDDGGETDLDLGHYERFTDVALSRDSNATTGSIYQAVLNAERRGDYLGRTVQVIPHITDEIKRRITRLDDDETDVVITEIGGTVGDIEILPFLEAIRQFRLDVGRDNVCYVHVTLVPGIGPSGEQKTKPTQHSVTDLRSRGIQPDAIVCRSSTPISDALKRKISDLCDVPFDAVVNAADASNIYEIPLVLHEEGLDTAVCRLLGFADRRCDLSEWEALVRRMEAATRRVRIGIVGKYVSLPDAYLSVVEALRHGGFHHGARVDIDWVQAEDVEGLLAEGRLRDLDGIVIPGGFGSRGIEGKIAAAAWAREHGVPCLGLCLGMQVMTIDFARNVLGLGGANSSEFDPHAPHKVIDLMETQRGVTDLGGTMRLGAYVAELEPGSQVAGIYGRTVVSERHRHRYEFNPAYRNRFVAAGLRCSGSSPDGRLVEFVELVGHPFWVGTQAHPEFKSRPNRPHPLFRDLVAAALERAEGRKPPLFDVDVVPEPAVPVA; from the coding sequence CAGAAGCTGGACCCGTACATCAACGTCGACCCCGGCACGATGAACCCGTTCGAGCACGGCGAGGTGTTCGTCACCGACGACGGCGGCGAGACCGACCTCGACCTCGGGCACTACGAGCGGTTCACCGACGTCGCCCTCTCCCGCGACTCCAACGCCACGACCGGGTCGATCTACCAGGCCGTCCTGAACGCCGAGCGCCGGGGCGACTACCTCGGCCGCACCGTGCAGGTCATCCCCCACATCACCGACGAGATCAAGCGCCGCATCACGAGGCTCGACGACGACGAGACCGACGTGGTCATCACCGAGATCGGCGGCACCGTCGGCGACATCGAGATCCTTCCGTTCCTCGAGGCCATCCGGCAGTTCCGCCTCGACGTCGGCCGGGACAACGTCTGCTACGTCCACGTCACGCTCGTGCCGGGGATCGGCCCGTCGGGCGAGCAGAAGACCAAGCCCACCCAGCACTCGGTGACCGACCTGCGCAGCCGGGGCATCCAGCCCGACGCCATCGTCTGCCGGTCGTCCACGCCGATCTCCGACGCCCTGAAGCGCAAGATCTCCGACCTGTGCGACGTGCCCTTCGACGCCGTCGTCAACGCCGCCGACGCCTCGAACATCTACGAGATCCCGCTCGTCCTCCACGAGGAGGGCCTGGACACGGCCGTCTGCCGGCTCCTCGGGTTCGCCGACCGGCGCTGCGACCTGTCCGAGTGGGAGGCGCTCGTCCGGCGCATGGAGGCGGCCACCCGGCGGGTGCGGATCGGCATCGTCGGCAAGTACGTCAGCCTGCCGGACGCCTACCTCTCCGTCGTCGAGGCGCTCCGCCACGGCGGCTTCCACCACGGCGCCAGGGTCGACATCGACTGGGTGCAGGCCGAGGACGTGGAGGGGCTGCTGGCCGAGGGCCGGCTGCGGGACCTCGACGGGATCGTGATCCCCGGCGGCTTCGGGTCGAGGGGCATCGAGGGGAAGATCGCCGCCGCCGCGTGGGCGAGGGAACACGGGGTGCCGTGCCTCGGCCTCTGCCTCGGCATGCAGGTGATGACCATCGACTTCGCCCGCAACGTGCTCGGCCTGGGCGGGGCCAACTCGAGCGAGTTCGACCCGCACGCCCCGCACAAGGTGATCGACCTCATGGAGACCCAGCGGGGAGTCACCGACCTCGGCGGCACCATGCGGCTCGGGGCCTACGTGGCCGAGCTGGAGCCCGGGTCGCAGGTGGCCGGCATCTACGGGAGGACCGTCGTGTCCGAGCGCCACCGCCACCGCTACGAGTTCAACCCCGCCTACCGCAACCGCTTCGTCGCCGCCGGGCTGCGGTGCTCCGGGTCGTCGCCCGACGGGCGCCTCGTCGAGTTCGTCGAGCTCGTCGGCCACCCGTTCTGGGTCGGCACCCAGGCCCACCCGGAGTTCAAGAGCCGCCCCAACCGGCCCCACCCGCTGTTCCGGGACCTCGTGGCCGCCGCCCTGGAGCGGGCCGAGGGCCGCAAGCCGCCGCTGTTCGACGTCGACGTCGTGCCCGAGCCGGCCGTCCCCGTCGCCTGA
- a CDS encoding pseudouridine synthase, which produces MPEAEGERLQKVLARAGLGSRRVCEELIEAGRVTVDGEVALLGRRVDPERARVAVDGVPIGVRPDLVHYLLNKPAGVVTTAADPQGRPTVVQLVPAEPRVFPVGRLDADTEGLLLLTNDGDLAHRLTHPSFGVDKEYLVAIEGRPTRAAVRRLREGVDLEDGRTAPARVAQVGPSLLRITIHEGRNRQVRRMCEAVGHPVTRLVRTRIGPLADRRLPPGAWRRLEVDEVRALERAAAGGPAAGREARGGEVPSGEARGGEAQSGEDRSGEAPSGDSRSGEGRGGEAPSGESRGGQARGGDGPGTEAGRAGQ; this is translated from the coding sequence GTGCCTGAGGCCGAGGGCGAGCGCCTCCAGAAGGTCCTCGCCAGGGCCGGGCTCGGGAGCCGGCGGGTGTGCGAGGAGCTGATCGAGGCCGGCCGGGTGACCGTCGACGGCGAGGTCGCCCTCCTTGGGCGGCGGGTCGACCCCGAGCGGGCGAGGGTGGCGGTCGACGGCGTGCCCATCGGCGTCCGGCCCGACCTCGTCCACTACCTGCTGAACAAGCCGGCCGGGGTGGTGACCACGGCCGCCGACCCCCAGGGCCGGCCCACCGTCGTCCAGCTCGTGCCGGCGGAGCCGCGGGTGTTCCCGGTCGGCCGGCTGGACGCCGACACCGAGGGCCTGCTCCTCCTCACGAACGACGGCGACCTCGCCCACCGGCTCACCCACCCGTCGTTCGGCGTGGACAAGGAGTACCTGGTCGCCATCGAGGGCCGGCCGACGAGGGCGGCCGTGCGCCGGCTGCGGGAGGGGGTGGACCTGGAGGACGGGCGGACGGCGCCGGCCAGGGTCGCCCAGGTGGGGCCGTCGCTGCTGCGGATCACGATCCACGAGGGGCGGAACCGCCAGGTCCGGCGCATGTGCGAGGCCGTCGGCCACCCGGTGACCCGGCTGGTGCGCACGAGAATCGGCCCGCTGGCCGACCGCCGCCTGCCGCCCGGCGCCTGGCGCCGCCTGGAGGTCGACGAGGTCCGGGCGCTGGAGCGGGCCGCCGCCGGTGGCCCGGCCGCCGGCCGCGAGGCCCGGGGCGGCGAGGTCCCAAGCGGCGAGGCCCGAGGCGGCGAGGCCCAGAGCGGCGAGGACCGGAGCGGCGAGGCCCCGAGCGGTGACTCTCGAAGCGGGGAGGGCCGCGGCGGTGAGGCTCCGAGCGGGGAGAGCCGTGGCGGCCAGGCCCGGGGCGGCGACGGGCCGGGCACGGAGGCGGGGCGGGCGGGGCAATAG
- a CDS encoding TraR/DksA C4-type zinc finger protein: protein MQEQVVATLRASLEEERESLRRQLQELVPEGRGFLTFDENFADSGQVAAEQGEVKVLVNSLRDQLVEVERALGKIDGGSYGRCEVCGRDIAEPRLEAMPATRFCIDHA, encoded by the coding sequence ATGCAGGAACAGGTCGTCGCCACCCTGCGCGCCTCCCTGGAGGAGGAGCGCGAGTCGCTGCGGCGCCAGCTGCAGGAGCTGGTGCCGGAGGGGCGCGGCTTCCTGACCTTCGACGAGAACTTCGCCGACTCCGGCCAGGTGGCCGCCGAGCAGGGCGAGGTCAAGGTGCTCGTCAACTCGCTGCGTGACCAGCTGGTCGAGGTCGAGCGGGCGCTCGGCAAGATCGACGGCGGCTCGTACGGCCGCTGCGAGGTGTGCGGCCGGGACATCGCCGAGCCCCGCCTCGAGGCCATGCCGGCCACCCGCTTCTGCATCGACCACGCCTGA
- the trpS gene encoding tryptophan--tRNA ligase — protein MPRVFSGIQPSGDLHLGNYLGALRRFAFAQHEADSFFCIVDLHALTVPQDPVRLRARTIEAAALYLAVGLDPDVCTLFAQSHVAEHTGLAWLLECTASFGELRRMTQFKEKSEGQDFVSAGLFTYPVLMAADILLYDTDEVPVGDDQRQHLELTRDVAIRFNSRFGDVFRVPEAAIPRVAARVMDLQRPTAKMSKSADSPQGTVLILDDPAVIDRKFRRAVTDTGTEVVYDPEEKPGVSNLLSILAAATDRTPEQVAEGYSQYGPLKADTAAAVIELLRPVQERYRELAADPGTVHAMLAKGAGKAEPVAVATLARARDAVGLVPRG, from the coding sequence ATGCCTCGGGTGTTCTCCGGCATCCAGCCGAGCGGCGACCTGCACCTCGGGAACTACCTCGGCGCGCTGCGCCGGTTCGCGTTCGCGCAGCACGAGGCCGACTCGTTCTTCTGCATCGTCGACCTGCACGCGCTGACCGTCCCCCAGGACCCGGTGCGGCTGCGGGCCCGCACGATCGAGGCGGCCGCCCTGTACCTCGCCGTCGGCCTCGACCCCGACGTGTGCACCCTGTTCGCGCAGAGCCACGTCGCCGAGCACACCGGGCTCGCCTGGCTGCTCGAGTGCACGGCCAGCTTCGGCGAGCTGCGGCGGATGACCCAGTTCAAGGAGAAGAGCGAGGGCCAGGACTTCGTGTCGGCCGGGCTGTTCACCTACCCGGTGCTGATGGCCGCCGACATCCTCCTCTACGACACCGACGAGGTGCCGGTGGGCGACGACCAGCGCCAGCACCTTGAGCTGACCCGGGACGTCGCCATCCGCTTCAACTCCCGCTTCGGCGACGTGTTCCGGGTGCCCGAGGCCGCCATCCCCCGGGTGGCGGCGCGGGTCATGGACCTCCAGCGGCCGACGGCGAAGATGTCGAAGTCGGCCGACTCGCCCCAGGGCACCGTGCTCATCCTGGACGACCCGGCCGTGATCGACCGCAAGTTCCGCCGGGCGGTGACCGACACCGGCACCGAGGTCGTCTACGACCCCGAGGAGAAGCCCGGGGTGTCGAACCTGCTCTCGATCCTGGCCGCCGCCACCGACCGGACGCCCGAGCAGGTGGCCGAGGGCTACTCGCAGTACGGCCCGCTGAAGGCCGACACGGCGGCCGCGGTGATCGAGCTGCTGCGGCCCGTGCAGGAGCGCTACCGCGAGCTGGCCGCCGACCCCGGGACGGTCCACGCCATGCTGGCCAAGGGCGCGGGCAAGGCGGAGCCGGTGGCGGTCGCCACCCTGGCCCGGGCCAGGGACGCGGTCGGCCTCGTGCCCAGGGGCTGA
- a CDS encoding prephenate dehydrogenase/arogenate dehydrogenase family protein translates to MTPRAAVVGTGLVGASVGLALRRQGWHVTGTDRDGARAERAREVGAVDAVGLDPAADLTVVATPVGAVAAEAAAALARGPGVVTDVGGVKAPVVAAVGSPRFVGGHPMAGSEQDGVDGASADLFEGATWVLTPTADTDPDAYAAVHAAVTSLGAEVVALPPERHDEIVAVVSHVPHLTAAALMALAAEGAGEDPALLRLAAGGFRDMTRVASGTPAIWPDVCGENRDAIVAALDRLLATLADVRAVVAAGDRRALLTALERARSARSNLPARWARPAGLVELRVPVPDRPGVLAEVTTLATDLGADIADLEIAHSAEGDRGVLLLLVDGEAGARLRDGLAARGYRASVAPLGRP, encoded by the coding sequence GTGACGCCGAGGGCCGCCGTCGTCGGGACCGGGCTGGTCGGCGCCTCGGTCGGCCTCGCCCTGCGCCGCCAGGGCTGGCACGTCACCGGCACCGACCGGGACGGGGCGAGGGCCGAGCGGGCCAGGGAGGTCGGGGCGGTCGACGCCGTCGGCCTCGACCCGGCCGCCGACCTCACGGTGGTCGCCACCCCGGTGGGCGCGGTCGCCGCCGAGGCCGCCGCCGCGCTGGCCAGGGGGCCGGGGGTGGTGACCGACGTCGGCGGGGTCAAGGCGCCGGTCGTCGCCGCCGTCGGCTCGCCCCGGTTCGTGGGCGGCCACCCGATGGCCGGCTCGGAGCAGGACGGGGTCGACGGGGCCAGCGCCGACCTGTTCGAGGGCGCCACCTGGGTGCTGACCCCGACGGCCGACACCGACCCCGACGCCTACGCCGCCGTCCACGCCGCCGTCACCTCGCTCGGGGCGGAGGTCGTCGCCCTCCCACCCGAGCGCCACGACGAGATCGTCGCCGTCGTCTCCCACGTGCCCCACCTGACGGCGGCGGCGCTCATGGCCCTCGCTGCCGAGGGGGCGGGGGAGGACCCGGCGCTCCTGCGCCTGGCCGCCGGCGGGTTCCGGGACATGACCAGGGTCGCCTCCGGCACGCCGGCCATCTGGCCCGACGTGTGCGGCGAGAACCGGGACGCCATCGTCGCCGCCCTCGACCGCCTCCTGGCCACCCTCGCCGACGTTCGGGCCGTGGTGGCGGCCGGCGACCGCCGGGCCCTGCTCACCGCGCTGGAACGGGCGAGGTCGGCCCGGTCGAACCTGCCGGCCCGGTGGGCCCGGCCGGCCGGCCTGGTCGAGCTGCGGGTCCCGGTGCCCGACCGGCCCGGCGTGCTGGCCGAGGTCACCACCCTGGCCACCGACCTCGGCGCCGACATCGCCGACCTCGAGATCGCCCACTCGGCCGAGGGCGACCGGGGCGTGCTGCTGCTCCTCGTCGACGGCGAGGCCGGCGCCCGCCTGCGGGACGGCCTGGCCGCCCGCGGCTACCGGGCCTCGGTCGCCCCGCTGGGGCGCCCGTGA